The window AACTAACCTACAGCAATGTCAAGGAGTTTTCCCACGCGACTAGGCCACTTGCAAAGGTGCCAAGGTACACCAGCCTGGGCAAACCTTAATCAACAGCCATTTGCCTACAGGTCTAGGCATATGATAGGAAACCAGCTAATAGGCCAGATGTGGTTTCAGGCTAACTGTAGATTGGAATACAACTACATAGAACACATAAAAAGTTCTCAACTGATTGAGCTAATACAGCTTCCATGTGTGTTTCCATATGCAATTTAGTATATATTCTTCTTTCCTTGCCTATGTCATAGACCCACAGAGGTGCAGCTAAATTTTAACCTGCCTATGCCACCTGGCATACCATTGTGTAATACCTATGTGCGCTAATAACATTACAAAACTCACTCCTCCAATAACCATTTGTTAAATGTCAGTTTGCAATCACAAAGGCTGTCCATGATTGTATAGATAGTAACAGAGCAATTTCTCATCCATAGATTGTCTACCACCACCTGTCCACGTATGCCTACAGTCATCCACTGGCAGAAGGTGGTATCAGTTTCTGCAACAGCTAGTTTACTAATCGAGTTCTGGTATTTAGATTATCCTAATTGTGGTGGGGGCTTTCAACTTCTCCAAATACCTTCTGGAATCCATTCCTAACTGCTCCATATCAACGCATCATGGTATAAATACCCCATCCTGAAGctggaaaaagaaaatccctcACTACTTAAAGATTATATGTTGTCCCTCCTTGATGAACGGTTATGGTTCCGGTATACAACCTCATCGAAGCTCTCATATCCAAATGACCACTTATCTTGCACCACTCAATGAAGATCACTATGAAGTATGGATAGAATATCCACAAACTATTTCTGATGAAATGAATGAAGCAATCATGTCTGTTCTTCCCATCTCCAACTTCATGGAAAATTCACTTGCACGGCCACTCACATGCAAACTGGACAAGCCTCTGTCAAATCAAGTTACAGAACTCTACCTTACATTCAACAAGCGATCCCCTTCCCAGCAGAGAGAGAGTGTTGACAAGATATTCAGGGCTCATAGATATTTATAAAACACAAGAAACAAATGACCACTCATTCAAAAATATCAAGACTATTGCGTTGCTCATAAGTACGCCAAAATAAAGTGATCAAAGGCTACCTCACAAGTACGGGCAGTACTATTGCGTTCCATTAAGCTCGATCTTTCCACATCATTCTGATGCCCAGCATGGCTATCACCACAAACATTTTCATTGGCTTCAACAGCTCCATCACGCTCATGGACAGAACAGTTCGGTTCCAAATCCATCACATTTTGGTTTTCTTCTGACGGCACAATatccttctttttatttccaATGTCAGAAACAACTCTTGATGCAAAATCTAATGCATCAGGAAGAGGATCTTTCACCAATGCCTGTAGTTCCATAGAGCTAGATTTAAGTGCTTCCTGAATTCTGTTAACTTCAGGTGACGGCAGGAAATCATATATATTACCTGTTATCCCATCCCCAGTTTTTTCTGCAATGTAAAAACATGCTTCTTTAGATGTCACTGAACTGAGTTATAGTCACAGAAATTCTATGTTATAATTtgatagtgaaaaaaaaaaaacttttgagtaataaaaatttgaaaggaGAAGATAAAGTGAGCTTTATAAAATCAATAAATGGAAAACCAAGACACTGCATAGGATGGAAAAAGAGATGAGTGACAAGACAAACCTAACTTCGATGATTGAGGCATCTCTTTATGTCTATCCTCCGACGAAACTACAACCATACTGCTACAATTACCTCCAGATGCAACTCCATTGTCGCTGTTCGACACCTTACGCACCTCGGCTAAACGCCCAGCTTCCGCTCCAACTTCACAGTCTATCAAATGATTATCCATGATTCGCACTCCTTCCTCCCCCTGGATCACCGTTTGAGCCGCAAACTCCAAAAATGAAGGGCCCATAGCTTCCCAAGCCTCTTCTAAGTAAACTCTAACCAAATTAAGAGCATCACCGAACGTATCTTTCATTAAAATCCGCTCACAAACAATTTCATCCCATGTTGCGGCCTCAATCTCAATCCTCCAAGCCTTCAACTGATCTGATGCCAAACCAACATTCTCCGATATTTTCATCTTATGAATCCTACGCCTCCAAATCTTCTTAACTGCATTGAAATAAAGATCATCCCCGTCCAATTTCTCCCTCAGAAACCTAACT is drawn from Macadamia integrifolia cultivar HAES 741 chromosome 7, SCU_Mint_v3, whole genome shotgun sequence and contains these coding sequences:
- the LOC122084263 gene encoding uncharacterized protein LOC122084263 translates to MDTEISGWILEFIIREPTDDRLANVLLDVLPLPDDDPRLMKTILLRRIRSEVSTGLISERTLESLEMIEDLDYTEGEAVLDSMKAAYCAVAVDCTVRFLREKLDGDDLYFNAVKKIWRRRIHKMKISENVGLASDQLKAWRIEIEAATWDEIVCERILMKDTFGDALNLVRVYLEEAWEAMGPSFLEFAAQTVIQGEEGVRIMDNHLIDCEVGAEAGRLAEVRKVSNSDNGVASGGNCSSMVVVSSEDRHKEMPQSSKLEKTGDGITGNIYDFLPSPEVNRIQEALKSSSMELQALVKDPLPDALDFASRVVSDIGNKKKDIVPSEENQNVMDLEPNCSVHERDGAVEANENVCGDSHAGHQNDVERSSLMERNSTARTCEWDDSSVEGSPEHSRKIHLRSPKKRSLVSPLKKVEINKFARRRKAKKWSSLEEDTLRIGVEKYGRGNWKLILTSYPDIFEERTEVDLKDKWRNMVR